One window of Cyanobacteriota bacterium genomic DNA carries:
- a CDS encoding Na(+)/H(+) antiporter subunit B: MRWVYVIAGLVFYLKMLLIVNPVVALSDTAIVDAIVQDSGVPNAVSGIIFRNRLYDTIFEVIVFTIAIMGAQFLLADEQPTSHVHQFSDQGSIVLARLGATISALVGIELAIRGHLSPGGGFAAGVAGGTAIGLIAITSSPQWMQTIYRQWRAATLEKVSVIVFIVLAVITLAGVELPHGDMGTLASGGILPILNSLVAVKVALGSWAAVLLFIRYRGLL; encoded by the coding sequence ATGAGATGGGTTTATGTTATTGCTGGACTGGTGTTTTATCTCAAAATGCTGCTGATCGTGAATCCTGTAGTGGCATTATCAGATACCGCGATCGTTGATGCGATCGTCCAAGACAGTGGTGTGCCAAATGCCGTATCGGGGATTATTTTTCGCAATCGGCTTTACGATACGATTTTTGAGGTCATCGTGTTTACGATCGCTATCATGGGTGCCCAGTTTTTGCTTGCTGATGAGCAGCCCACCAGCCATGTCCACCAGTTTAGCGACCAGGGTTCTATCGTCCTAGCGCGGCTAGGAGCTACGATTTCTGCGCTGGTAGGCATCGAGCTAGCAATTCGCGGACACCTGAGTCCTGGTGGTGGCTTTGCGGCTGGGGTTGCAGGGGGCACAGCGATCGGCCTGATTGCCATTACCTCCTCTCCGCAGTGGATGCAAACCATTTATCGTCAATGGCGCGCCGCTACTCTAGAAAAAGTCTCCGTGATTGTATTCATTGTGCTGGCTGTAATCACCTTGGCCGGGGTCGAACTACCCCACGGCGACATGGGCACATTGGCCAGTGGTGGCATCCTACCTATCTTGAACAGTCTAGTGGCGGTGAAGGTGGCTCTGGGTTCCTGGGCGGCAGTACTGCTATTCATTCGCTACCGAGGGTTGCTGTAG
- a CDS encoding monovalent cation/H(+) antiporter subunit G, which yields MIDLLSYGCIGIGLVFWFWGTAVLPTRKSLLFKLHNLSVSDTLGSMSIVFGLLLRRSQEWPLLLLAIFSLALWNTMLGYVLAYCVSRPSPPDELDAPMPDAHILEEES from the coding sequence ATGATTGATCTACTCAGTTATGGTTGCATCGGCATAGGGCTAGTGTTCTGGTTTTGGGGCACCGCTGTGCTGCCGACTCGCAAGTCATTGCTATTCAAGCTGCACAACTTGTCTGTAAGTGACACCCTCGGCTCTATGAGCATCGTTTTCGGGTTGCTGCTACGACGATCGCAGGAATGGCCCCTGTTGCTCTTAGCCATTTTTTCCCTAGCCCTCTGGAACACGATGTTGGGGTATGTGTTGGCCTACTGTGTTAGCCGTCCATCACCTCCCGATGAACTCGATGCACCAATGCCCGATGCACACATACTGGAGGAAGAATCGTGA
- a CDS encoding cation:proton antiporter, with product PHDQEVVVCERARLGRSPGLIFLDIFLITFTPKTIVLRYHHDGWYEVHHVRRRKP from the coding sequence CCCCCACGACCAAGAAGTAGTCGTCTGTGAACGGGCACGGTTGGGGCGATCGCCGGGACTCATTTTTCTCGATATTTTCTTGATTACCTTCACCCCCAAGACCATTGTGTTGCGCTATCACCACGATGGTTGGTATGAAGTCCACCATGTGCGCCGGAGAAAGCCCTAA
- a CDS encoding DUF4040 domain-containing protein produces the protein MTDSYVYLIAALLPLTASMLVFQANPYHALVIRGILGAISVLVYTVLGAADVALTEALVGTLLSVMLYAVAVRSSLVIRLGMLKSDLVDQEVTNGTDPRSQLLDSLKAIFDKRHMRVEVVPYPDAVQLHQALMAKDVHAIWQRSHPHAPELGATQPYALTAGSSTVELSITNGLTQPSTGLKPSSTITVRLCRLYAILQAELGSSLTCLVYQHPASLELPKPVEVQP, from the coding sequence GTGACAGACAGCTACGTATACCTGATTGCCGCTTTGTTGCCCTTGACAGCATCCATGCTAGTTTTTCAGGCAAATCCCTACCATGCTCTGGTCATTCGAGGCATTCTAGGGGCAATTTCTGTGCTTGTGTATACCGTTCTTGGGGCGGCTGATGTGGCTCTGACAGAGGCACTAGTGGGAACATTGTTGTCGGTCATGCTCTATGCCGTAGCGGTACGATCGTCCCTTGTGATCCGCTTAGGTATGCTGAAGAGTGATCTGGTTGACCAAGAAGTCACGAACGGCACAGATCCGCGGTCACAGCTACTAGATAGCCTGAAAGCAATTTTTGACAAGCGCCATATGCGTGTTGAAGTCGTTCCCTATCCAGATGCAGTCCAGTTGCACCAAGCATTAATGGCTAAGGATGTTCACGCAATTTGGCAACGATCGCACCCCCATGCCCCCGAACTTGGCGCTACCCAGCCCTACGCACTGACCGCAGGCTCATCCACTGTAGAGTTATCAATTACGAACGGCTTAACACAGCCATCCACTGGATTAAAACCCTCATCTACCATAACTGTACGCTTGTGCCGCCTCTACGCAATTCTCCAGGCAGAGCTAGGCTCGTCCTTGACCTGCTTGGTCTATCAACATCCTGCAAGCTTAGAATTACCTAAACCTGTGGAGGTGCAGCCATGA